The genomic region ACGTCAGCACGTCAGCAGACGATGCGTGAGCTAGACGATGCGTGAGCTAGACGATGCGTGAGCTAGACGATGCGTGAGCCAGGTAGCGAGCGCTCCGTGAGGTGGTGCCCCGGCGCAGTGAGCGGCTGTTGTCGACGGGAGGATCAACGTGCTGAACAGGGTTTGTGCGTTTCCGCCAGGACCTGAGTTCAGTTCGTTCGAGCGGCAATGGTGATTTTTCTCGAATGGGGGCAGAAAAAGGGAGGCTCTGGAAAATACGGAATCAACGCCTGGATGGAAGAAGCATTTCCAGGATCAACTGGGCTGCTGCCTTATCCAGCGGCTCATTGTTGCTGCCGCACTTGGGACTCTGGATGCAGCTTGGGCAGCCATCATGGCAGGGACAGCGGGCGATGACCTCCCAGGTTGCCCGCCAGAGATCAGGCAACTGTTTGAAGCCTTGCTCGGCGATTCCCACGCCGCCGGGAAAGCCGTCATAGATGAACACCTGGGGCGCATCGGTATCCGGATGGCGCGGCGTGCTCAGTCCACCGATGTCCCACCGATCACACATCGCGAAAAGAGGTAAAATTCCGATGGCAGCGTGTTCGGCGGCATGGATGCCTCCCAGAAAGTCAAGCCTGCGGCGAGCACAGGCCCTGATCATTTCCGGTGACAGGTCCCACCAGAGGGCCGCTGTCTCGAATGTGGTTGCGGGAAGTTCCAGCATTTCCTCACCGAGAACCTCCTCGGTGTAGTGGCGCAGTCGCCGGTAGCCGATGACCTGGGATGTTGTGCGCACTTGCCCAAAGTAAGCGTTTCCCCCGGGGATGGCGCGGTGGGCCAGTGAGCGAAGTATCCGTACGTCACTCCATTCCCTTGGCTGGGTGTAGTAATCAACCTCGACAGGTCGCACAATGGCAAAACCCTGGTCCGCGTCGAAGCGGGTGACCAGGTAGCTCTCTCCCTGGTGCAGGTAGATGGCGCCGGGATGAACCCGTTGCGTTGCGCTGCTGGCTTCAATCTCTTCCAGTGTTCTGTGGTTGTTGGCCTCGTTGAGGATAGCAAAACGGGATCCGCCGATGGATCGAAGGTTTACCTTTTCGGCCGGATAATCGTTGCCATTGTAGGCCCATCGATCCCCCTGGAAACTGAGCCTTCTCGTTTGCTCCAACTCAACCATGGCAGGCACGAATCCGGGACCAAAGAGGGCTTCATCGTCGAAATGCCCCGGCGAGGCAACATTGGTCAACGGTACCTCATGGGCCGCGCAGGGCAAGTGACGAGCGAGGACATAGACGTTGTCCGGGTCGATCAGGGCATGTTCGTGGGGCCGGCCGAATAGCTCCTCCGGGTGACGCATGAAATACTGGTCAAGCGGGTTATCAAGCGCGATCAGAATGGCCAGCGAGGGTTCATTCCCTCGTCCAGCCCGTCCAGCCTGCTGCCAGAGGCTGGCAATGGTGCCTGGATAACCCACAAGCACAGCAGCATCCAGGCCACCGACATCGATACCCAGTTCCAGCGCGTTGGTTGCCGTGACCCCCAGTAGCTCGCCCGAAAAGAGGTCTCGCTCGATTTTTCGTCGTTGTTCGGGGGTGTAGCCTGCCCGGTAGGCCGCGATCCGGCTTGACAGGCTTTCATCGCCTTTAGCGGACCTGCGCCGGATTCCCCTGGTCTTGCCTTCCGGATTCTGGCCTTTCTTCAGCTCCTCCCGGGCGTAACGAAGGATCAACTCGGCAACCTTGCGCGCCCGTGTGAAGACAATGGTTCTGGTCTGGTTGCGTACCAGGGCTGAGAACAGATTGGTGGCCTCGCTGTTAGCACTGCGACGGGCTGTCCTGGCTTTGTCAATAAGGGGTGCATTCCAGAGTGCGAAACTGCGCGGACCCTGGGGGCTGCCATCGTCATCGACCACAACGCCCTCGACCCCGGTGAGCCCCAAAAAGTGTTGTGCCGGGTTGGCGATGGTTGCGCTGGTAGCGATGAATTGGGGTTCGCTGCCATATACGGCACAGACTCGACGCAACCGGCGCAGCACACAGGCTACCTGCGAACCAAAGACTCCCCGGTAGGTATGAGCCTCGTCCACCACAACGTATCGCAGATTGCGCAAGAAACTTCCCCACAGGGGATGATTGGGTAAAATCCCGAGATGGAGCATGTCGGGATTGGTGAGGATGATCTGGCCCGACTTGCGCAGCCGTCCCCGGCGACTCTGGGGTGTGTCGCCGTCGTAGGTGCCGACCGTGACAGGCAAGGAGGTGGTCCCTCGACCTCGCTGACCTTCGATGGCGCAGCCTAACTCTCGCAGTGCCCTTAATTGATCCTGGGCCAATGCCTTGGTGGGATAGAGATAAAGGGCTCGGGCGGTAGGCCGTTCCAGAATGGCTTCCAGCACGGGCAGGTTGTAGCCCAGGGTCTTGCCGCTGGCAGTTGCGGTGACGAGAATCAAATGCTGGCCCGACTGGGCGGCGTTTATCGCCTGTGCCTGGTGGGTAAAAAGGCGAGTGATTCCCTGGGCTTCCAACTGCCGCTTAAGGACTGGATGCAGCGGAATGGTCAGCTTTCCGTATTTTGCCCCCCGTCGCGCAACCTGTTCCAGGTGAACAATCTGGCTCTGGTAGAAGGACTGGCGACGCAGGTCCCTGAGAAAGCTGTTGACGTTCACGTTACTCAAACAGGTATCGCAGCATGATGCTGTGGATGATCTGCTCGATGGGGGCCCTGTCGTCGGTCAGGACCGGACCATCGGTGTTGGCAGGTCTGGCTGTGGTGGCGGAGCGACGAATCATCTCTGCCAGAAGAGGCTGTGCTGATGGATCGATGGCGGCCGCGTTGGCCTGGAAGTCGGACAGCGTTGTTGGCTGTACCGTTGCTACCAACAACGAGTTGCCCAGGGCAAAGCCCTCGGTCGACTCGTCAATCACATACACCGAAGGGAATACCTGGCCCATAGTCGATGCCAGCGCATTGACCAGCCTGTAGTCGTCCTGGCTGCGAGCGGCATTTACTGCGATGACACCGTCCTCTTCCAGGTGTTCCCGCGCTAACCTGAAGAATTCCACCGTAGCCAGCTGGAAGGGGATGTATGGGGGGCGATACGCGTCCACTGCGATGACCGAATAGCGTTTGTCGGGCGGCTGGGCCATGAGCCATGTTCTTCCATCTGCGGCAACAGCATCAATGTTTGGGTAGTCGCCCAGGTGAAAGTAGTCGTAGGCGGCCTGGACGATGTCAGGATCCAACTCAACACCGTCGATGGGGATCGGTCCATACACTTTGCTATACAGCTGAGCCGCGGTGCCACCTGCCAGTCCAACCAGGTACATACTTGTCACCGAAGCTGTGTCAGCGGGTTGCGGATTTGCCTCGCGTTGAGCAAACAGGGGTGCCACGAGAAAATAATCCCAGATACCATTGCTCAGAGCCGATTGGGGGTGGTAGACAGAGTGAAGGCCGATTCCTTCATTCAGCTTGAGCCAGGTTTCCGATCCCTTCTGCAGAACCTGATAATAGTTGTACAGGGACTCCCCTTCGTGCACCAGGCCCTTCGATGGTTTGACTGCGCCCTGGCTACTTAACCATGTCAACAGGATCAGAAGCGGCAGGGCCAGAAAGAAGGGTGCAGCGCGGCGTCCTTTTTCCAGAAACAGCCCGATCAAGGCGACCGCTGCCAGGAGTCCTGCCAAAAGAATAAAGGTCAGCCGGGTACCGATGGACGGGATCAACACCAGGACGGGCAAAAAAGTGCCGGTCAAGCTACCCACGGAACTGAGTGCATAGAGACGCCCCACTGTCTGTCCGCTGGTCTCCACATCGGATACCGCCAGGCGGGCAGCGAAGGGAGAGACGATACCCAGCAACAGGGTTGGAAAGCTGAAGAGCAGGAAGATCGATACCGCTGCTGCCAGGAGCAAGCCTGCGCTCACGTTCTCCAGGTTCAGGCTGCTGAGGGCTGCTCGCTGCAGGATGGGGCGGGATGCCACTGGCACCAATGCTACCAGGAGGGCAGCAACCAGACAGATGGTGTACAGCAGCGTGGCACTGGGGCGCCGGTCGGCCAGTTTGCCTCCAATCCAATACCCGACGCTGAGACTGGCCAGTATCAGGCCTATCAGCGCAGTCCAAACGAGGATCGAATTGCCAAACCAGGGATCCAGTAACCGGGCCGCGGTGAGTTCCAGTCCCAATGTCACCAGGCCGGCCACGAAGACCAGCAGGTTCAGATAGCCTGGATGGCGAATGGAGATCGAGGACACAGAGGACATGGCGTTGAATAGAACGATGGGCTTCGGGTTGAAACGGTGGGTCCTGCGCGAAGTTTAGCACACATGATCGGGTGCGTCAAAGCTGGTTGCTTTCCGCTGGCGATTGACTTTCACGCCATGCGAGAGTAGAATAGGCTGCTTGCCTCTGCGTTTAACGCCAGGCAAGTTGCTGTGATAATGGGGTGGAAATCCAATATCGAGGTGTTTGTACATGTTCAAACGCGTAGTGTTAATCCTTATCGTTCTGGGCTTGCTGCTCTCTGAATCGATGACCGGTGCAAGCCGTGTCGCTGCAAATACGTTCAAGGGTGATCCCTCTTCAGCGCTTATCTCGAATGGCACTGATCCCCTTCGATTATACCATGATTCCAACGGTATTACCCTGGAATTGAGACTGCCCGACTATCACATTACCGAGATCCAAAGAGAAGGCGAAACCTTCCATCAGATCGTCGTGGCCAGCGAGGATTGGGTCCAGTCAAACACGCCAGGCGCTCCGCAGATTCCAGAACGCAATCTCCTTCTGGCGGTACCTGCCACGGGCAATATCGCGCTGGAGGTGCTCGATGCACAATGGCAGGAGGTGGCGGGTACCTTTCACCTGCAATCAGCCGCACAATATGGCCTTGACGCTGCAGGTGACCAGGAAGAGCAATCTCTGAAAGCTACCTGGGACCTGGACCCGGCCATCTACAACCAGTCGAGGTGGACGCCACAAAAGAGCGCCGAGATAACACGGGAAGGCCACTGGCGTGGTTTTCGTTATGCAGGTTTGGCCCTGCGGCCCTTTCAATTCAATCCCGTTGAGGGGAAGGTGCGGGCTTTGTCGACGCTCACGGTTCGGCTTTCATTCTCGATGCCTCAGCCATTCGAGATTGACGAGCCCGCGGCGGATCCCCTGTTCGATCCGATTCTCGCAGCCACATTTGCCAACTTTGATCAAGCCTTGCAATGGCGAAGCCAGACTGTATCTCCGATTTCGGTGCCGGGAATCCATCGAGGCTCCGGCGCCGGTGGGCCATGGGTGAAAATCATGGTGGACAGCGATGGTTTGTACCGCGTCACCTATGGAGACCTCGTAGATGCGGGCATATCCAACTTGACACTCGACTCGCTGAACCCGCAGACATTTCGGCTGTATGATGATAGCCTCGAGCAGGATATCAGCGTGCTGGGGCAAGGTGATGCCAGCTTTGACCCTGTTGACGAAATCCTATTCTACGGAGGGCGCAACAGGGAAAAGCTGAGTAGCGATGACAACGTCTATTGGCTCACGTGGGACGGGCAAGCTGGCCATCGAATGCTCGAGGTCTCTGGCACCCCACAATCGGCCGCGCCAGCCAATACGCTCTTGACAACCCTGCACGTCGAGGATAACACACTCTACAAACAGCAGCGGCCCTTCATCGGCTGGCTGGAGCCCATGGTGTACGACCATTGGTATTGGCAGCACGTTGAGATAAGCAAAACTATCTCGATGGATAACCTGGCTGTAGACACCAGTTCCCCGTTGAGTGCCACCCTGTCCGTATGGATGGCAGGGGACAGGAGAGACGCGGGCAATTACATAGTCGATTTCGAGGTCAATGGCCAGGATGCGGGAAGCATGGCATGGAGTAGCACAAAAGTGCTCACCGGCACCCATGCCATTCCGGTCGGATCACTGACCGACGGCAGCAACGATCTCTGGCTGGCTCCTCGTATTCTCGGTTTCCCGGCCTGGGAATATACCGTTTGGCTGGATTGGGTCAAACTGACCTATCCCTACGATGGGCGTTATCTGCCAGGAAGCCCTTTCGGCAATCCGACTCCTGGTACCTGGCTCTATCAACTGACGGACGTTCCGGAGTCCGCCCCATGGATTCTCAACCTTGCATCGGCAGACCAGCCACAGAAGATACTGGGAGCCCAGGCTGTTCCTGCAGACAGCGGTTTCACACTGAGTTGGCAGGTGACATCGGCGGCCGAGGATCGTTTCCTGGTGGTGCCGCCGGCGGAAATCCGTTCACCTGGCGACATCCAGGTATACAGCGATGCCGGGCTATTGAATCCTGATCAACAGGTTGATTATCTGATGATTTCCCATGGTGATTTGATTGGCTCTGCCCAACCGCTGGCGGATCAACATTCGGCATCAGGGCTTTCAGTGGCCTTGATCGATGTACAGGCTATCTACGATATCTTCAGCGATGGCTCGGTGTCTGCCGAAGCGATTCGGGATTTTCTGGGCTATGCCTACGACAACTATCAATGGCCGCCCCCGGCCGCAGCTCTGCTGATCGGCGATGGCACTGTCGATTTTCGCGGGTATCAGTTTGCCAGCTATGGGCACGCCAATCTCATTCCGCCGTACATGGGTGGTTTCGACTTCTGGGGTGGGGCAACACCTTCGGACAATGCCTATGTCTGGTTGGAGGGGGATGACGTGCTCGGTGAGATGCTGATTAGCCGTTTGCCTGTCAATAACCCTGCGCAAGCCAACGTGGTCGTCGACAAGATCCTCAACTATCCCTCGAGTTTTCCTGCCGGTCGGGCGTTGAGCACCTTCTGGGTGGCCGACAACCCTGATAGCGAAAACCCGCTTCATGGCACACAGTTCCATCTGGCGAGCGAGGAAACCCTGGCCGAGCTTGCCCCGGAGTTCCAGGTTGATCGCGCTTACTTCTGCGATCCCGCTGTGAATACCTGCACGGGTGATTCCTGGATCTACACCGACGTTCCCACCATTCGCACGGCCATCCAGGAAGGCATTAGCGAGGGACATGCATTCCTGCATTTTTCTGGGCACGGTAGTATTGGTACCTGGGCCGTTGAAGCGATATTCCGCAAAGGCTATGTCAGCCAGTTGAGCAACGGTGACGCATTGCCGTTCATGCTGATTTCCTCCTGCACCAACGGTTACTTCGCCGATGCGCGCTGGGACGGCCTGGACGAAACGATGTTACGCACCGAGGATAAAGGCACCGTGGGTGGTTTCGCGGGCACAACCTTTGATACTTTGACTCCTCAGACAGCGGTTTCGAAATATTTCCTCCGGGCTGTGATGAACGATGGTATCACTCAACCGGGACCCGCGTCGGCTGTGGCGAGGGCCAAAACATACGTCCAATTTCCAGGCAATGAAGGAGAATTCACGGCAGTAGGGCACAATCTATCCGGCGATCCCTTGCTCTATTTGATCAGCCCCGAGAGCTGCATCGAGGGAGATCTGGATTGCGATGGCGATATCGATATCGTCGACGTGCAAAGGGTAGCCGCAGTTTGGAACAGCACCGCATGGCAACCTGGATTCAATCCCCGAGCCGATCTGGTGAGGGATGGCCGGATCACTGTGGAGGATATGGCTGCCATCAGTGCTCTCTGGCAGACGACTTTCAGAAGACCGCAGACGACTTTCAGAAGACCGCAGACGACTTTCAGAAGACCGCAGACGACTTTCAGAAGACCGCAGACGACGGACGGCAGACCGCTTCCAGAGGACGGCGACACGGTGACACGGTGACACGGCGACACGGGGACACGGAGACACGGCGACACGGTGACACGGCGACACGGCGACACGGCGACACGGAGACACGGAGACACGGTGACACGGCGACACGGTGACACGGTGACACGGCGGTCAGATTCCAGAAGACCGCAGACGACGGACGGCAGACCGCTTCCAGAGGACGGCGGTCAGAGGGAATAAGGTGAAGGTTGCAATTCTCGGCAGGTACCCGGTAAACGGCCGTCGCGTAGCTGGTGGACCAGACGCTGTGGTGTCACAGCTGGCCAGTGGACTACAACAAATGGCGGACGTGGAAGTCCATGTCGTTACGCTTTCCAGCCAGGTGCCGGAAGATGCGTTTTTTGAGCGGGATGGCATATGGGTCCATTCGATCCGGCCACGCCGGCTACCTCGCTGGACCATGCTTCGGCTAAATGCCCGCGCGCTGGAGCAGGCGCTGAAGGCTATTGCCCCTGATGTCGTTCATGCTCACGATGCAGGGACATATGCCGATGCGGCCCTCGCCAGCGGTTATCCGGCGGTGATCACCGTGCATGGCGTGATCCAGCGGGAGGCGGAGCTCAGTCGCGAGTACGGCATGAATTGGAGGGAACGGCTCAGCTGGGCGTATGAGGAGCGCTATGAGCGACACTGCCTGGGCAGGGCGCAGGACGTCATCGCTATCAGCCCCTATGTACAGGACTTCTACCAGCCCTTCACCCCGGCCCAAATGCATCTGGTCGAAAACCCGGTTGCAGATCTCTTTTTTCACCTGCCCGATCGCACGGAACCTGCGACGATCCTCTGCGCAGCACGCATCATTCACCGGAAAAACATCCTGACACTGTTGCAGGCCTTTGCTCAGGTGCATGCCGAATTTCCGCAGGCACGCCTTCGTTTGGCCGGTGAAACGCGGTCGCAGCCAGAGTATGCTGAGACATGCCGGCAGTTTGTGCAGACCCATGGCCTGCAGAATGCTGTTTCCTTTCTTGGCTGGCTTGAACAGGATGCCATCCAGGAGGAATACAGCAAGTGTGGTTGCCTGGTGTTGGTATCGTGGCAGGAAACGGCGCCGGTCTCCATTGAACAGGCTATGTCCGCCGGCAAGGCTGTTATCGCCAGCGATGTGGGCGGTGTTCGTTATCTGCTGGTCGATGGCCAGGCAGGGATTTTGGTTGATCCCGCAGATGTGGACGCGCAGGTTGCCGCGTTTCGTCGGGTGCTGACGGACGCTACGTTGCGGGCGACTTTGGGCAAGGTCGCCCGGGAGCAGGCGTTGAATCGTTTTCACCCTGAAGTGGTCGCCCGGCGCACGCGAGCTGTCTACGAGACCATGATGGAGCGGCAAGGCTCCGGGAATCATTAGCAGGTCATGGCTACAAGGGACAGCCGGACACCTTTGCGTGTTGCCCTCCTGTGCCATTATCCCGATGATGCGGATGCCCCTGCGGGTGGCGTCTGGGCGGTAGGCCGCAACCTGGCAGCGGGTTTGGTGTCGGCCGGCGCGCAGGTTCATGTCATTCGATACCTGCCGGTAGGCGGATCGCAGGATCCAGCCGTACGCGTGACCGGCAGATCACCATTATTTATCCACTCCATCGAGATTCCCCGTCGGAGTCGCCTTCCCTTGCGCCGAGTCGCTGCCGTACCTCTCCTGCAGAGGGAGCTTGATGCAGTTCGCCCCGATGCTATTACGGCCCACGAATCTGAGTACGGTTTGGCAGCCTTGCGCAGCGGCTATCCAGCGGCAGTCACGATTCACGGTATCCCTCGCCAGGAGTTTCGCTCCTACTCCGACTGGAAACGTCGCCTTGATCTGGGGTTGACCATCTGGCAGGATTGGATCATGGTGCGCAAGGCGCGGCACATCGTGGCGATCAATAACTACGCGATGGCGCAATATCGCCGGCGGACCCGGGCCCAATTTCACCGCATCGACGTTCCGATTGGCGACGTCTTTTTTGATGTACCCGTCCGGGATCCGGATCCCCATGCGCTGTTGATGGTTGGAGGCATGAGTGAACGCAAGGATCCCTTGACCCTGTTGCGGGCACTCTCCATGTTGCGACTCAGAGTGCCAGGTGTTCGCTTGCGGATTGCAGGCCGGCAACCATCGGGGGATTTCAAGATCAAAGTGGACCGGTTTATCCGGGACAACGGGTTGGAAGATAGTGTTCAATTCATTGGATCGCTCAATCAACCTGAGTTGGCGCTTGCTTACACGGCGAATGCGATCACGGTGATGAGTAGCCGGCAGGAGACCTCTCCCGCTGTGTTGATGGAAGCCATGGCGGCCCGCAGGCCTGTTGTGGCCAGCGAGGTGGGTGGCGTTGCCGAGATCGTGGCGCAGGGTGAAACCGGCTTTACAACGTCTGCCGGAGATGCCGCGTCCATGGCGCTTCGACTGGAGGAATTGTTGAATGATCCCGAGCGGGCGGCAGCCATGGGCATGCGGGGACGCGAGGTTGCCGAAAGTCGCTATCGGCGCGGTCGGGTTGGTGAAGCCTACGTGCGGTTGTTGTCCCACCTGGCGGCCACGTGGTGATCGGTGGGAGGACACACGGGCAGGGACATATGGGCGGGGACACACATGGGCAGGAACACACATGGGCAGGGACACATGGGCAAGGGACACATGGGCAGGGACACATGGGCAGGGACACATGGGCGGGGACACATGGGCGGGGACACACATGGGCAGGGACAAGCCCCGCCCCTACTTGCTGGCGGCAGGACGTTCGTGTTATAATCTTCACAACGCGTTTTCCCGTATGCGCCTGACCTGGACTTTCGCTACGGATTTTCCGCAATCATTTTTCCCTTCATTCAATTTGTGGTTAATCTGCCAGTTTTTTGAACCTTTTCGTGTTGTGAACTGTATAAGAAAAGGACCTGTAATTGCTCGAATGCGTTCTGTGATTGGAGAATGGCCTTGCATGAAGATGGCCAACTGATCCAGCAGGTACGAAACGGCGATTTGCGAGCCTTCGAGACTCTGTATAATAAGTACAAGGGTCAGGTTTATCGGACTGCGCTCGCTGTCACCAGTGATCCTGGCGCTGCTGAAGATATCCTCCAGGATTGTTTCCTGCGCGTGCATGCCAATATCGATCGCCTGGATGGCTCGGTGCCCATCTCACCCTGGCTTCATCGGGTGACGGTGAACCTTGCTTACAACCTTGTGGCTAAACGAAAACGGCGCGCAGGGTCTCTGGAAGGGATAATCGAAACCCTGAAGGCCGGCATCGTGGACTCGCCCGATCGATTCGTCGAAGATGCCGAAGTCCGCGACAGGGTACAGGCGGCCATCGATACGCTGAGCTTCAATCAACGGGTCGTGGTGACCCTGTTTTATCTCGGTGAATTCAATCTGGAGGAAATTGCCTATATTCTGGATTGTCCCGTAGGAACCGTGAAGTCGCGATTGCATTATGCTCGCAACAAGCTGCGCGTTCAACTGGCGGGACAGGCCGACGTTTTGTCCGGGGTAATGCTATGAGCATGGGTGAGCGAAAAACGTCTCAAGCGCACGCCGGTGAAGAGATACTTGACGACCTGATACGGGTTGAGCTTCAAGCCCGCGCATCGGGTGCGAAGCCACCTGACCGCATTTGGGAAAGCATCTCATCCCAGGTTGCTGCGGGGCCGTCACCGGTGCGGCGACGGCCCCCGGCCTTTGAATTGAACCGGGTCGTGGCCCCGTTGGTCCAGGGATTGACAGCGGCTATCGTGTTGCTCCTGTTGGGATTCAGCATTGGCCCCAACCTTTGGGTCCAAACCTATCAGTTTGCTACCGGCCGGGAAATCACGCCGACCAGTGTGGCACCCTCTGTGGATGTCACGGCCGTGCCTGAGATAGCAGAATCCTCCCGGGTGTTGACCACCGGGTCGGGCGCTGATATGCTCAGCACGGGTGTATTGCTGCGCATTCAGGAGCCGCAAGAATCGCCTGAGGCAAGGGCGCCGACTCAGGCCAATTATCCGGAATTGGATCCTTTGCTTGCCAAGCGGCACGGTGCGGCCGTAGCGCCCATAGAAATGGTGGTTGAGGATAGAGGTCTTGCACAATAGGTATGTTTGACAAGCCATTGTGTCTGTGATAGTATAATCATCTGTTATTGCAGGGTTTTCCTGTGTCAAAACCTTCGAAT from Chloroflexota bacterium harbors:
- a CDS encoding DEAD/DEAH box helicase translates to MNVNSFLRDLRRQSFYQSQIVHLEQVARRGAKYGKLTIPLHPVLKRQLEAQGITRLFTHQAQAINAAQSGQHLILVTATASGKTLGYNLPVLEAILERPTARALYLYPTKALAQDQLRALRELGCAIEGQRGRGTTSLPVTVGTYDGDTPQSRRGRLRKSGQIILTNPDMLHLGILPNHPLWGSFLRNLRYVVVDEAHTYRGVFGSQVACVLRRLRRVCAVYGSEPQFIATSATIANPAQHFLGLTGVEGVVVDDDGSPQGPRSFALWNAPLIDKARTARRSANSEATNLFSALVRNQTRTIVFTRARKVAELILRYAREELKKGQNPEGKTRGIRRRSAKGDESLSSRIAAYRAGYTPEQRRKIERDLFSGELLGVTATNALELGIDVGGLDAAVLVGYPGTIASLWQQAGRAGRGNEPSLAILIALDNPLDQYFMRHPEELFGRPHEHALIDPDNVYVLARHLPCAAHEVPLTNVASPGHFDDEALFGPGFVPAMVELEQTRRLSFQGDRWAYNGNDYPAEKVNLRSIGGSRFAILNEANNHRTLEEIEASSATQRVHPGAIYLHQGESYLVTRFDADQGFAIVRPVEVDYYTQPREWSDVRILRSLAHRAIPGGNAYFGQVRTTSQVIGYRRLRHYTEEVLGEEMLELPATTFETAALWWDLSPEMIRACARRRLDFLGGIHAAEHAAIGILPLFAMCDRWDIGGLSTPRHPDTDAPQVFIYDGFPGGVGIAEQGFKQLPDLWRATWEVIARCPCHDGCPSCIQSPKCGSNNEPLDKAAAQLILEMLLPSRR
- a CDS encoding fused MFS/spermidine synthase, with protein sequence MSSVSSISIRHPGYLNLLVFVAGLVTLGLELTAARLLDPWFGNSILVWTALIGLILASLSVGYWIGGKLADRRPSATLLYTICLVAALLVALVPVASRPILQRAALSSLNLENVSAGLLLAAAVSIFLLFSFPTLLLGIVSPFAARLAVSDVETSGQTVGRLYALSSVGSLTGTFLPVLVLIPSIGTRLTFILLAGLLAAVALIGLFLEKGRRAAPFFLALPLLILLTWLSSQGAVKPSKGLVHEGESLYNYYQVLQKGSETWLKLNEGIGLHSVYHPQSALSNGIWDYFLVAPLFAQREANPQPADTASVTSMYLVGLAGGTAAQLYSKVYGPIPIDGVELDPDIVQAAYDYFHLGDYPNIDAVAADGRTWLMAQPPDKRYSVIAVDAYRPPYIPFQLATVEFFRLAREHLEEDGVIAVNAARSQDDYRLVNALASTMGQVFPSVYVIDESTEGFALGNSLLVATVQPTTLSDFQANAAAIDPSAQPLLAEMIRRSATTARPANTDGPVLTDDRAPIEQIIHSIMLRYLFE
- a CDS encoding C25 family cysteine peptidase; this encodes MFKRVVLILIVLGLLLSESMTGASRVAANTFKGDPSSALISNGTDPLRLYHDSNGITLELRLPDYHITEIQREGETFHQIVVASEDWVQSNTPGAPQIPERNLLLAVPATGNIALEVLDAQWQEVAGTFHLQSAAQYGLDAAGDQEEQSLKATWDLDPAIYNQSRWTPQKSAEITREGHWRGFRYAGLALRPFQFNPVEGKVRALSTLTVRLSFSMPQPFEIDEPAADPLFDPILAATFANFDQALQWRSQTVSPISVPGIHRGSGAGGPWVKIMVDSDGLYRVTYGDLVDAGISNLTLDSLNPQTFRLYDDSLEQDISVLGQGDASFDPVDEILFYGGRNREKLSSDDNVYWLTWDGQAGHRMLEVSGTPQSAAPANTLLTTLHVEDNTLYKQQRPFIGWLEPMVYDHWYWQHVEISKTISMDNLAVDTSSPLSATLSVWMAGDRRDAGNYIVDFEVNGQDAGSMAWSSTKVLTGTHAIPVGSLTDGSNDLWLAPRILGFPAWEYTVWLDWVKLTYPYDGRYLPGSPFGNPTPGTWLYQLTDVPESAPWILNLASADQPQKILGAQAVPADSGFTLSWQVTSAAEDRFLVVPPAEIRSPGDIQVYSDAGLLNPDQQVDYLMISHGDLIGSAQPLADQHSASGLSVALIDVQAIYDIFSDGSVSAEAIRDFLGYAYDNYQWPPPAAALLIGDGTVDFRGYQFASYGHANLIPPYMGGFDFWGGATPSDNAYVWLEGDDVLGEMLISRLPVNNPAQANVVVDKILNYPSSFPAGRALSTFWVADNPDSENPLHGTQFHLASEETLAELAPEFQVDRAYFCDPAVNTCTGDSWIYTDVPTIRTAIQEGISEGHAFLHFSGHGSIGTWAVEAIFRKGYVSQLSNGDALPFMLISSCTNGYFADARWDGLDETMLRTEDKGTVGGFAGTTFDTLTPQTAVSKYFLRAVMNDGITQPGPASAVARAKTYVQFPGNEGEFTAVGHNLSGDPLLYLISPESCIEGDLDCDGDIDIVDVQRVAAVWNSTAWQPGFNPRADLVRDGRITVEDMAAISALWQTTFRRPQTTFRRPQTTFRRPQTTFRRPQTTDGRPLPEDGDTVTR
- a CDS encoding glycosyltransferase family 4 protein, with amino-acid sequence MKVAILGRYPVNGRRVAGGPDAVVSQLASGLQQMADVEVHVVTLSSQVPEDAFFERDGIWVHSIRPRRLPRWTMLRLNARALEQALKAIAPDVVHAHDAGTYADAALASGYPAVITVHGVIQREAELSREYGMNWRERLSWAYEERYERHCLGRAQDVIAISPYVQDFYQPFTPAQMHLVENPVADLFFHLPDRTEPATILCAARIIHRKNILTLLQAFAQVHAEFPQARLRLAGETRSQPEYAETCRQFVQTHGLQNAVSFLGWLEQDAIQEEYSKCGCLVLVSWQETAPVSIEQAMSAGKAVIASDVGGVRYLLVDGQAGILVDPADVDAQVAAFRRVLTDATLRATLGKVAREQALNRFHPEVVARRTRAVYETMMERQGSGNH
- a CDS encoding glycosyltransferase family 4 protein; the encoded protein is MATRDSRTPLRVALLCHYPDDADAPAGGVWAVGRNLAAGLVSAGAQVHVIRYLPVGGSQDPAVRVTGRSPLFIHSIEIPRRSRLPLRRVAAVPLLQRELDAVRPDAITAHESEYGLAALRSGYPAAVTIHGIPRQEFRSYSDWKRRLDLGLTIWQDWIMVRKARHIVAINNYAMAQYRRRTRAQFHRIDVPIGDVFFDVPVRDPDPHALLMVGGMSERKDPLTLLRALSMLRLRVPGVRLRIAGRQPSGDFKIKVDRFIRDNGLEDSVQFIGSLNQPELALAYTANAITVMSSRQETSPAVLMEAMAARRPVVASEVGGVAEIVAQGETGFTTSAGDAASMALRLEELLNDPERAAAMGMRGREVAESRYRRGRVGEAYVRLLSHLAATW
- a CDS encoding sigma-70 family RNA polymerase sigma factor — its product is MHEDGQLIQQVRNGDLRAFETLYNKYKGQVYRTALAVTSDPGAAEDILQDCFLRVHANIDRLDGSVPISPWLHRVTVNLAYNLVAKRKRRAGSLEGIIETLKAGIVDSPDRFVEDAEVRDRVQAAIDTLSFNQRVVVTLFYLGEFNLEEIAYILDCPVGTVKSRLHYARNKLRVQLAGQADVLSGVML